In Pyrus communis chromosome 15, drPyrComm1.1, whole genome shotgun sequence, the genomic stretch CGATCTTTTTGTATGATGGAACTTCGGGTccaattattttatataataagaATCAAGAAACTACAGGTTCtgatctgatcaaggaacttcgggtcctatatatactcatcgtaacaaaagagaaatacaataaataaattaaaacaatagaCGGTAATTTTAGCTgtgaataaattgcatttaattaaaatgaagcttttgacaagggctttaattcagtatcattcacataaatatcGAAGATTTAAAGCAAATAAAATGCAACGATTAAGTCCTCATCttatgctttttctttttcttagtcTACCACTTCTTttgtttcattctttttattttttattttcatttcacaaCTCTAAATCCTTTTAATTACTAAGGAAGTAATAGTAACAATAAGTTTCAATCGGTGTTCCTCCTCCGGTGAATTTCGAAAAAGTCAAAACGGTTTCCATAAATTTTGGAGTCAAGAGTATCTGCAACTTATAAGAAGATCAAACCGTTAGATTTAGCTTAAATTTTAGTTTGATATGGATAAGTGGATACCAAACAATTTTATAAGAAATAATTTCGATCTGAGCTACTAAAATGGAGTTTTGGTACTCATAAGGTGTCTGTCCAATTTTCTGCAGaaattggaaattggtttggTATTTCAGGTATCTGGGATGATCACACTGTTggaattttttgaaaatttgatatgttgtaGGTACTGGGCGGAAGAACAactttgaagaagaaagtaTTTCAATCTGAGGTCCGCAAGTTGGAATTCCGAGGCTGTTTATATGGCTGTCAGATTATCTACAAATTTTAAGTCTGTACTCTTTTGCTTCTGCAAAAGATGATATACAATCATATaacaatatataaatatatatatatatatatatatatatatatatttgcttcaGGAAAATCAGTAGTACAAATTTCATTGCGATCAAAGATGGTGTAGTGCAATAGCCCATCTTGAGCTGCATATTTTTTACCGCAATTTTaagtggtgcggtataatcccCTGTCCTACTCAGCATATTTAAACTactctgcatatttaaattttcttgctGTTTaagtggtgcggaataatcgtCCATACTATGtttatttcaatgagaatggtgcaGTACAATCGCCCTTCTCATTAATTATGTAAATCTCGAGCCTGAAGTTTCGaatgcttatcattttggcctgaagatcaaaatgaaaaatttgtaagaatcaGAAGATCTAACACTATATTCCTCTAGAAATACATATTATTACAAGTTCTTATAtatttcatctttttttcataaaataaaataaaatagggaACTTGGCAcaacttgattttgttgccctgGATATTACTGGGAAGAACTACCTTATCTGGATagtggataccaagatccatctggaggCAGGGATTCTTGAAGACACCATTAGGGAGAAGGACACCATCTGGAGGCAGTCCATCCTCTTAAGATCGGGCGAAGGCCACGATCGTTATTTGTCGCCACCTTGATGAATGACTAAATAGTGAGTACCTAACGGTTGAAGATCCATTAACTCTTTAGAAGGCattgagaaacagatacaatcaccagaaaacagtgattcttccaagggctCGTTATGAGTGGACACACCTAAGGATCCATGATTTCAAGTTAGTGGCTGAGTACAATTTTGCGATGTTCAGAATTAGCTCCCAAATGAAACTTCGTGGGGAAACCATAATTGAGAAGGATATGTTGAAAAAGACGTTTAACAACTTTCATGCCTCCAATGTGCTCAtgcagcagcagtatagagAGTGAGGCTTCACTAAATACAACCCGCTGATATCTGTGCTCCTGGTAGCTAAACAAAATaatgagctcctgatgaaaaatcatcagtccCGACCTATTGAATCTACACCATTCCCATAAGTAAATGATGCTTCCCTTGAAGTGAACGCCACATCTTCTGGTGGTAATAATCTTAAACAAGGACGTGGCCACAAGTAAGGCCGGTGGAACAGGAAAGGCAAGAATCATGGTGTCTAGTTTCACAACCAGATTCCAACACAAAATTCAAGCCTGAGTTTTAAAAATGTAAATCGCCACAAAGGAAAAACTCATGTGAACAATGTTCCTAGAAACTTTGAAGGAGTCTGCTAtgagtgttgtggcaatgaGCATTGAGCGTGTACATGTCGTACCCCAAAATATTTGGTGGATCTATATCAAGCCACCTTCAAGGAGAAATGTGTCGAGACCAATTTCTTCGACCAGGCTAGACTAATGGATATACCTAATCCAGTGCTCAACTTATcagggcagttgaacacaacccacTTAGATGCCTCAGACTTCATTGTGGAAAGAGGGAGTGAAGTGTACCGGTCTGATTGAATCATTTATGTTTGATGTATTTTTAttctgaacttgtagtttaaaagtcgcatttcaattcaataaaagtgatatttcaatttccttttattatgaataaattgttttttaacTATGATTCCATTTACTCAGaaagcatggataaaaactgtGGTTATTCTCAAAATATGAGAAATGGCGGAGCTATTTGTCTTGTAGACAGCGCAACCACgcatacaatacttcgtgatcaaaagtatttctcaaacttaatgcttacaaaagtaagggtaacaacaatatcaggctAATCAtatgtaattgaaggctcagAGTAAGctcagattatgttaccaaatggaacaatattgttcaTACAAAATGTGTTGTATGCTATTCGATCTACccaaaatttgttgagtttcaatgACATACGTTTAAAtagataccacattgaaacaaaaaatgcagaaaatgtggagtatttATGcgttacctccaatgatacccaaaAGTGTATATTGAAGAAGTTGCGAGATTTGTTGAGTGGattatattatacatacataaagacagtTGAACCACATATTGTCATGATCTAAAAGTTCATTATTCAAAGGTTtccatgctttggcatgaccttCTGGGCCATCCAGGATCCACCATGATGCGTAGTATCATTACCATCTCTAATAGACACCCATTATTAAGCACACACATTGCTATcttaaatgataacccttgcaaagcttgttctcaagggaagttggtaatagCTCGCactgttcctcatgtccatactcaaaatggtttagcagaatcATTGATCAATCAGATTTagttaatagctcgcactctgctcatgaaaacaaaattgccagtttCTGAATGGgaacatgccatcttacatgttgcatcattggttcgattgaaacttatagccaaccaccaatactcctcagtacaactcgtgtttggatatcagccaaacatttcacatttacgaatttttttttattgtgttgtttatgtgcctattgcaccgcCGTTTTAACGAGTCAATCGAAGACTTATGACCATCcaaaggggagtgttgtaaaaTAGTGTATGTccactaaaataattaaataatgagCAAGTTGCCCTTCCACTAACTGTCGAAGCTTTATTCCTACGACTACTATtttctatataaatacaaaCCTCACACAACACCAAAGTATAGAGACTTACggcagagagagaggaaggaagaagaagaaagaaagaaagagaggaaaaagagaGGAGAAAATAGTGAGACTTATCTTTGTaatcttaatcattcacatactACTGTGCCAACCCATAACCttccatatttatttatttattcattttttattttcttttctatatGGTGTGGATGCAACATCAGAAACCTTTGTCCTTTTCTCCTTTTGTGTCAGCATCATACACCAAAATTCCACATTTCCAATCCTTTTTCATACAATGCCTAAAACACCATTCCATAATCCCCCCTTCCTTTATGTCTCTACCAGTCTCAAACCCAGGGCCAGCTGGGTTGCTGTGGAGGTCACACATAaccaattcaatccaaaaagtTATAACAGAATTtacgaaaatgatcatagcggcacattttgatgagttgagggacttGATAATAAACTTTTAGTTGATAGATCATTGTTTCAACtgagttaaaattaaaagaccattactacaattagTCGATCATTTCATTATTTGTCAAGAGATATTTGCTAAATTAACTGCGGATCATATTGTCAAAAAATGAAGTCCAGACCGTACGTTGCAAGTTGTAAAATGGCGACAATTGATGAGTCCCAGTAGCACACTTTCGAAATCTGAACTCGATTAACTCTCGCGCAGCTCGCAAGTATCACACTCGTCGTCGCTGCTATGGAGCAGTTTAAAGGCCAGCCCCGGCTTCCGAAATTCGCCGTCCCGAAACGGTACGACGTAAGGCTGATGCCGGACCTCGTCGCCTGCAAATTCGGCGGCTCCGTCGACATCGACCTCGATATCGTCGCCGATACCAAATTCATCGTTCTCAACGCCGCCGAGCTCTCCGTCAATGCGGGCTCCGTTTCTTTCGCTCACGGCGGCTCGTCCAAGGTAATCGATGCgcatttgattttcaaatttgtaGAACTGACTGAAAGAAGAAGTAGAATGGAGAGTGAGGTGTTTGGctgatgaaaattttcattctttttatgttGATTTGTTAATTAATACTCGATTAGTATGTCTAAGTTCAATTAATCAATCGTtgattagttttaattttggtttaattaCTGCTCTGTTCATGATTTGTGGGCAAGTGAATGGATTGGAATTGATAAGATGATTGTAACGTTGCCAACTTTACTGCCTTGTTTGGCTGCACGGATAACGTAGGAAATGGAAAGATTATTTGGAATTCATTTAGTGCGTTGTTTGGCTACTTGTGTCTTTACTGAATGAGTAAATGAATGTTTGAGCAGGTTTTCAAGCCTTCGAAGGCCGAGACGTTCGAAGACGATGGAATTTTGGTTTTGGAGTTTGGAGAGATGCTTCCGATTGGGTCTGGAGTTTTGGTTATTGAATTTGAAGGAATTTTGAATGACAAGATGAAGGGTTTCTACAGAAGGTAGCTTTTGAATGCAGGAACTTTTGCGCAGTCCATCTTCGATTGTTCGTTCAGTATTATCATGTCCCAATGGTATATATATGTCTaagatttgatttgttttgtgcaGTACATATGAGCACAATGGTGAGAAGAAAAATATGGCAGTTACGCAGTTTGAACCCGTTGATGCCAGGCGGTGCTTTCCGTGTTGGGATGAACCTGCTTGCAaggttactctctctctctctctcacacacaaacacacacaattGACTTAAGATATTGATTTTCATCTAAGGAGGAGGGGGAAGGCGTTAGGTAGTCGACAACCGGCACTCTTATCTTACATCGAATCCTtgggatgcgatcataccaactcacatgtaCCGGATCCCATatgaactccaaagttaagcgagtttgggcgagaatattactaggatgggtgacctgctaggaagtcctcgtgttgcatccccacAGCCGACCCCACCTAGTGAGAAAAGGCttagaagaagaagatcaaGTGATTTTGTTTACACCATTCTAATATACATTGTTATAAATGCATTTTTGAGACTAGGTAAAAAGAGATCTATTGTTTAAGGTGCTAGTAAAGATGAGAAATCAATCTTCCCATTTTGGTTAAATTGTTCAAATATAGAGTTTAAATCAATCTTCCCATTCTGGTTAAATTGTTCAAATATAGAGTTTATGACTTGCTGGCTATTTGGTTGGCAGGCTACATTCAAGATTACACTTGATGGTGTTCCGTCTGAACTAGTAGCCCTTTCTAACATGCCGattcaagaagaaaaattgaatggaCATCTGAAGACAGTTTCATATGTGGAAACACCAATTATGTCTACATATTTGGTGGCCATTGTTGTCGGATTGTTTGATTACGTTGAAGATCATACTTCTGATGGTAAACTCCTACACAATATCCTTAGTTTCATGTGTATGTCAGTGCAACCCTTTTTTTGATGATGTCACATTTGATGTCGTTACAGGGGTCAAAGTGCGGGTATATTGTCAAGTTGGTAAGGCAGACCAGGGAAAGTTTGCTTTGCACGTTGCTGTCAAGACACTTGAATTGTGCACAGAGTATGTGTAAAAGTTACTAATCATTCATATTCAAGTTGGCAATTGCACTTGATGCATGTTATGGACTAATGTAGCAGTTTCTCTAATAGGGTCCCAAGAAAAATTGTTTGGAGGATTCTAGAGAAGAAAAAAGTAGTGTAGCATATATCTAAGCAATAAAGGATATGCATGATGGAGCAAGGACTGCagtaagaactcatgaaggaGAAAATGAAGGCTTTCCCATAACCATAGGGTTACACCAAGGTTCAGctttaagtccttacctttttgTGTTGATAATGGATGAGCTTACAGGACATTTTCAAGATGATATCacttggtgtatgcttttcgAAGATAATATAGTACTGATAGCACGCATGAGGGAGTGAATGCAAAGCTTAACCTTTGGCGTGAAGAGTTGGAATCTAAAAGTCTTCGTCTAACGTCAAAGACAGAGTATAGGGATTGCAAGTTAAGATAAAGTGGGGGTCCAGATGAGATAGGGTGAGGGTTGGAAATCAGTAAGTACCAAAGAGTGAATACTTTTGTTATCTTGGATCAATCTTGTAAAATAATGAAGAATTAAATGGagatctcaaccatagaatacaagttggACAGATAAAGTGGAAGAGTGTAGTGTGTGTGTTGTGCGATCGTCATATGCCACTAAAGCTTAAGAGAAAATGTTATAGGATGACAATATGGTcaacaatgctttatggcacggAGTGTTGGGCTGTCAAAAAGCAACACGTGCAAAAAATGAGTAGTGAAGATGTGAATGCTTCATTAGATATGTGGGCACACAAAGAATGATAtgagtaagaacaaggatatCCAAGGTAAAGTAGTAGTGgccgcaattgaagataagatgagagaaaatcaatgtattaaaagaCGGAGTCGTTCCATGGATAGCCCCGCCTAGGCATGAGGTGTGAGACTTCGCCTCACGCGACCTGTATAACTTAATATATATTGCATATATAATTATACATATAGTATAATACTTTGGATATAAACGCTAAGTGGAGCTATTATAgggaatttaaaatgaaataaagattAAGTGGAGCAATTAATATAGGGAATTTAAAGGAAATAATGGCTGAGCGAGTAGTTGTAGGAAATTTCAAGAGAAATAAATCTTGGCTAATCAAAATGCTAGGTGGCAGAATCTGAATGGGctattaataaaaaacaaaaacataaaaaaaagttaagagtTAGACTTTGCCACTAGGATTTGGAGAGAgaaaatttctttcttctttcttgaaACTAGAACGGCACAAAGAGGAATGGCAGAAACAGAGGAACGGCGGAAATAGACCTGGAATTGGAATGAAAAAAAGGCCCAACTAAACACCTGGGCGCGCCTCTGTCACCTAGGCCCGTCGACACTTCCTTACGCCTACCCTCACAAAACAGAGGCGAAAACCTAGCAGCCCCGCCTCCAAGGGCGCCTAGGCAGGCCCCGAGGCTAGTTTTTTAGAACAATGGAAAATCATTTAAAGTGGTTTGGACACGTGAACCGAAGATAAAAGaaactttaagaaaagatatgTTGTACCTGGAGCTAGCGGAAGACGACTATGAAACGGAGCTTCAAGGCAAAAGGGGTGGAGGAAGAtataggaagacttggaaagaaactttaagaaaagatatgTTGTACTTGGAGCTAATGGAAGATTTGTCGCAAAACCGAGCGCAGTGGCATTCTAGGATTCAATTCATACAGCCGatcccacttagtgggataaggatAAGACTTGGTTGTTGTTGTACTTATGCTGCATTACATTCCATTTAATATGAAATCTTTGATGATAAGTTCTGCAGATATTTTGCTGTGCCATACCCGTTGCCCAAATTGGATATGGTTGCAATACCTGATTTTTCTTTCGGCGCCATGGAGAATTATGGTTTAGTTACATACCGAGAAATAGTTTTGCTTTTTGATGAACAACATTCTGCAGCTGCCAACAAGCAAAGGGTAAAATGCGCATCCTGAATGTTACTGCTTTCAGAATTATCTTGGTTAATATGGTAGGGAGGTATAGTTTTAGCACTCAATGATACGTTTAATCACTTTATTTGGTTTTGGTAAAAGGTTACGATTGCCGTGGCACATGAATTGGCACACCAATGGTTTGGCAATCTTGTAACAAAGGAATGGTGGACACATTTATGGCTGAATGAGGGATTTGCAACATGGGTATCACTTCATATCATTGTTATACTTGTTAGTTTCCATGCTTTTGTACTTATAACTAAGTAGTTTAATGTCATTAGGTGAGCTATTTAGCTACTGATAGCTTATTCCCAGAGTGGAAAATATGGACTCAGTTTCTTGATGAAGTCACTGCTGGTCTTAAGCTGGATGGGCTTGAAGAATCTCACCCCATTGAGGTACTTATTCGTGCAGTTGGTCTTTCTTgggtttcattttaattttaatttccttAAGTTTGCTGTTTCCTGGCATCGAATCTGGATCATCTGCACAGAAGGCTTTAAATAGTAATATTCACCACTATAGTTTTCAAGGCGTTATTATTGGAGAGTATTAGTGTGGACAAGTCTCTCTGGTATTTATGGTTTAATCTGTTCTTTTTGGCCAGGTGGAGATCAATCATGCTGCTGAGATTGATGAAATACTTGATGCGATAAGTTATAAAAAAGGTGCTGCTGTTATTCGGATGCTACAAAGCTATCTAGGTGCTGAAGTCTTCCAGGTATGTCCTTTGATTTGTCAACTAGTGTGCTTGAAGGTTGAAGGAACTATGTTATTTTCTATGATATAAAAAAGGTAGAGAGTTAATTGCATGCCACTTTTTAATGCATCCAGAGGTCACTTGCTTCATATATCAAAAAGCATGCTTACTCAAATGCAAAGACAGAAGATTTGTGGGCTGCCCTTGAGGAGGGATCTGGTGAACCTGTAAACAAACTAATGAGTTCATGGACACAGCAGAAGGGTTACCCGGTTATTTCTGTCAAAGTCAAAGATCAAAAACTGGAGTTTAATCAGGTTTCCTTATGTTTGCCTCTTTCAAAGTTGTTTGGTTATCAAATAAAATTCTGAAAGATCCTCTCAAGCTCTAATGCACATATAAGCTGTTAAGTCATTTGTTTAGGTTTTATTCCACGGTACAAGGACACGAACAAAGAGATCtaataagtaaattaatgtATGGCAGACACAATTCTACTCAAGCGGTTCCCAAGGCGATGGGCAATGGATTGTGCCGATCACATTATCCTGTGGCTCGTATGATGTACGCAAGAATTTCCTACTACAAGCGAAGTCTGAAACTCTTGACATAAAGGAATTTCTGGGTTGCTCAGTAGGAAAGGCTGGATGTGGAGGCACAAGCAACAAAGACAATGCTTTATGCAGTTGGATAAAAGTCAATGTGGATCAGACTGGGTTTTACAGAGTGAAATATGAGGATGAACTTGCAGCTGCGCTTAGAAACGCTATCGAAAAGAAGCAATTGTCTGAAACTGACAGATTTGGTAATCATCATTTCGTACGTGCTTGTTTATCTCTTTGATAGTGAAAGTTttcaccaattttttttcctttcacagGCATTTTGGATGATTCCTTTGCCCTATCAATGGCCCGCAAGCAGTCTTTTGCTTCATTGCTTACCTTGATGAGTGCATACAGAGAGGAACTTGACTATATcgtgctgtcaaatttgattacTGTAATGATCGCCCCTGCATTGTGTTTATGTTACTGCATTGATGACCTTGGCCTGATTCTGGTCCTCATGTTTCACAGATAAGTTATAATCTGGCAAGAATTGCAGCCGATGCTGTACCCGGACTACTGGATCACATTAAACAATTCTTTATTGGACTTTTCCAGTATTCTGCAGAGTAAGCTTGTTCTTTTCTCAACAACTCAAATGCCTACGTAGATACACTATCAGGACACAAGATTTGcttgtctttttctttaattttgttcaaaGTTTATCATTTATGATGGAATTTCTTTACAGGAGGCTTGGTTGGCAGCCTAAACCGGGCGAAAGCCATTTAGATGCAATGTTGAGAGGAGAAATTTTGACTGCACTTGCTGTTTTTGGTCATGACCTGACGTTAGATGAAGCAAGTAGGCGTTTTCATGCCTTTATAGAAGACAGAAACACGCCCCTCCTTCCCCCAGACATTAGAAAGGTTGCTTTGACGTAAATCATTAATTACACATACCTAATTAAACTTTTAAGTTCATCGTTGATATTAATTATGGACTACTGTTGCAGGCAGCATATGTGGCTTTAATGCAAAGAACAAGCGTATCTGACCGATCAGGCTATGAATCTCTTGTTAGAATCTACAGAGAGAGTGATCTAAGCCAGGAGAAAACCCGCATTCTAGGTAAATATAAGTAATTAGTAAAATGATGCTTAACATATGAGGTTGTTAGATTGTAGCAGTAATCGATGTGTCTGTGCCTGTAGGTTCTTTAGCGTCTTGTCCCGATCCCAATATTACACTGGAAGTTCTCCACTTTATATTGACTCCCGAGGTATTTCAGATTTTCTTTCTCTTAATTGGAGGTTGAAGTTTTACTTACAAGTAATAATTTTGAGAATCTCAAAGCTTGATATACTGATTTTAATGCCCGTCTACGTAGGTTCGCAGTCAGGATGCTGTATTTGGACTTGCTGTTAGTAATGAAGGTCGGGAAACAGCATGGACGTGGATGAAGGTAACTCTCACTAGTTTACGACATACTACAAAATGTTTCCCACTTTCAtggattttttctttctttttctacttTTGCTGCTATGATTCATTTTTCCATTTGGATTATCCGAAACCAGGATAACTGGGAGCACATCTCAAAGACCTGGGGGTCTGGAGTACTAATGCCTCGCTTTGTCAGTGAAATTGTTTCACCGGTTCGTTCTTTCTTTCTCTAGGAACTTTCGTTCTTATGCTCGAGGTCTTTTGTTTTGCAACTTAGATTTCTAATACCTTGTTATTTTGCTTCTACCTTCCTCTGCAGTTTGCTTCATTTGACAAGGCTAAGGAAGTAGATGAGTTCTTCAAAGCACATCCAAACCCGAAGATAACTAGAACAGTGAAGCAGAGCATTGAGCGGGTGCAAATCAACGCCAAATGGGTTCAGAGTGTTCAGAGCGAGAGAAACCTTGCCGATGTCGCGACGGAGTTGGCATGCCGGAAATACTAGGATTCCATGTTTGGCTGCATCTGTTTTATAACGAAGATtatgggctggtttggtattagtgtgttttacaaaaaaactgcttctgctgtgctatgagaataagcagttgtaaaataaagcagcagagtgtttggtaaattttgttgtaaaagtgcttttggaaaaagaaaaaaaaacaatattatagtatttggtaaacttttatgtaaagtAACTATGACGGTGAGAAATGATTAAAAATGGTAAAATACGAGATGTgtcataaatttaattttcttaacaaataaaagtgaaCTACTAAAATTATTGAGCAGGGATTGGATTTGCTCGGTTTCTCATGTTTATCGTGAGAAGAATAGAGTGGCTGATGGTATGGCAGATTTAGGCCATAAGTTTGACATTGGCTTCATGTTTTTTATGAGCCTCCTTCTCTTGTGGATAGGTTGATCTTTGAGGATGCTGTTGGGTTTCCTCGTACCCGCTTTGTTAATAGTTAGTTGTTTTTCTTGGGTCTTTTGACCCCCAATTttacccaaaataaaaaaaaaaaaataaaaaaataaaaattaaaaaaaataataataaacaaaaaaaaaaaaaaaaagatgaaccACTAAATATTCTTTACCAATTTATGTAAAGCAAGATTCTTTCACTATTGCATACCTCTAGACTGACAACACATTCGTAATCGCCTCCAACATTTTCCCAAATTGCAGTGGTGGCATCGAAGCTTGCAGTGGCCAATAAATTCCCAGATGTGGACCAAGCGCACGACGGTTCTGGTGTGCGTTTCATCGAGAACTGCTGCAACCCATAAAAACCCCATTAAGAACCGAcccatttaacaaaaaatggaaatattaaattaaattaaatgaaaagaTGGGTCACCTTACAGTCCCAAGAAGAAGTGGAGGGGTTTTGTTCCCAAATACAAACGGTCTTATCGCCGCTGCAGGAAGAGAAGGGAAGGAAAGGGGGATTCCGGCGACACCAGTGGCTGGATTCCAGGCGAGGCTCCATACCCTATCGGTGTGGCCCCGTAGCGTCCGAATCTCACGCAGCTCTTTTGCTAACTCCATGGCCAAGTGAGGGTGTGAGCTTTGAGGAGTCGACGACCGCGAGGCAGAGGATTTGACTGTGTGAATGCTCTCCTGCATTTGTTCCACTACTATAAAAAAAACTGGAGTAATTTCAAAGATTAAGCTGTGAATAAAGTTTGAGGTTGGGGATTGGGTTTGGGGCGACGAGTTGGGAGTGAACGAGTGAGACGGGAGGGAGAGAACCAGTGAGATGGCAGAGCAAGGAAGAGGGACGCGAGAGGTAAGGTAGGATCGGATTTTGAAaactttcattaaatattacTGTTCACCGTGTTTCTAAGATAAAAAGCCGTTTTTTAAAAGCAGCAAATAGGTGCTTCTGCTTTTCAACTATTTCTCGCAGCCATTTTAAAAATAAGTGCTTTGTCGTTGAGTTATCAAATACAATATTgagcttaattttttttcatcactgcttttaaaaaaatttaagcagTACCAAAGTGGTAGTGTGTCTGGGATTGGATTTCCAAACTTATGTAACTTGAACTTGccaaaacaaagaataaaaagaCATAAATAATTGTACTAGTATTCTCTAAAGACAAATGCAACCATTACTTGAATCTCATGTGATTTACAAGATGGGGACTGATAACACCACGGACCACTGTTACAGTCACATGAACAAGTTACTCCGCTTGTTTGCTGTATGTTTTTTGAACCGAATACCTTCCTTTGTCATCTTAGGTTTGTCTTTTTTGAAAGAAGATTGTCTGTTGTCTATTGTCTATCCCGCCAAATAATATTTCTACTCTAAACTACACTAAGAGAGGAATGAGAGTTTGAACTTGGAATACTGATTATAGATAATTATCTCAAAAGAATCGATTACAGATGATTGGATGGTGTATTGGTAATTTTCACTTACAAGGCCCGTTAATAGGAGGTCTAGCCCAGTCAACATTTCCCCTTCCTTCTTAAACGGCCCAATATCTACCCGAGAAATATATAAACCGGCCCAAAACACTTCATCAGAGGGTGAAAAACTCGGACTTCGCCCCCCGCCTCTGAACCGGTTTGCGACACATGGGGATCATCGCCGATTCACAGAACAAGAAgaaaccttcttcttcttccacttctccCTGTGCAAAACTCAGAGACGCCTACCACAATTGCTTCACCAGGTCCTCTCTGCACAAAATTAGTTTCCATTATTGCCCTTAAACCctaatctctctcctctctctcctctctctctcctcgctCTTCAAAATCCATTTTTCGTTTTCTGAAAAGGGTATAATGGGTATTGTATTTGTGTGCAGATGGTACTCGGAGAAGTTTGTGAAGGGCCAATGGGACAAGGAG encodes the following:
- the LOC137717899 gene encoding uncharacterized protein At4g33100; translated protein: MGIIADSQNKKKPSSSSTSPCAKLRDAYHNCFTRWYSEKFVKGQWDKEDCVSEWQKYKACLAEHLEDKQLSRFLEAEGNVNSTTTDGG